The Flavivirga eckloniae genomic interval ATATGTTTACTTGCTGTAACGCTTGCCCTTCGCTTAACCGGATGTGGATCTTATCTTGCGCCGGATTGGGATAGACTGTAAAATCCCTGAGCTCATTTGTATTATTTAAAGACATTGTCACATCACCATTGATACTTTTAAACCCACTCCAGAAATCATCATCTCTATAATCTTGTTCGGCACTTTCGGGTACTATCAAATCTATTTCACCACGACGGTCTGCAAAACCACTATTAGGTCTTCCTGTAAAGACTGTTCCGTAAATATCAAAATCAGAAGGTAAAAGTGGAAATCCCATATCTCTAATAACTGGGGGGGACTCTGCCTTTATCTCCACTGTTTTAAGAGGGGTATCCGAAAAAGCCCATGCCCCAATACTTTTTATTTCTTTTGATATGGTGACTTCCTCCAATGCTAGGTTCTGGGCAAAAGCACCGTTTCCGATAATGGTCACCTTATCCGGTATCACAACACTGGTCAATAGGTGGTTCTCCCTAAACATTCCATTTGTAATAATTGTCATTTCTTCTGAAATGGTAACTTGTGTAAAGTTGTTCTCGCTAAAAATATTTGCCCCTATATGTTCTGTTATAAGACTATTTGATATCATAACACTCTCCAATTGGTTGCCCTGAAAAGCAGCGCTTCCAATACTTGTTACACTGTTTGGTATGGTAATCTCGGTTAAATCGTTAAACATAAAAGCTTGGGCTCCAATACTTGTTACACCCTCTGGTATAACAACGTTCGTTAATCTGTTAACAACAACGTTAGGGTCTCTTGCTTCTGGTTTTATGAATACATTTTCCCCAATAGCAGTTACCTTATAGTGAATTACACCGTCTACCTGTTTGGTATCTGGAAGGCGTCCTAGGTCGGTAGCTGTCCCTTCATACTTAGATATACTAACTTCATAGGGGTTTAACGATGTGACTTCGTAATCGAAGTCTTCATTAATATCGTCAATGGTCTCTCCCTTTTCCCTAGTTTCTCTGGTGCTGTTAAAGTCCTTCCACCCTGACCCCGTAGCCGTATAAGTAGCTACGGTACCTTTGGGCACTATTAAATTGATGGCACCGCGGTTTTTATTTTTGAAAGGGTCTCTATCTCCATCTTCAATAAAAGGGGGATCGCCGCTACGCTCTACCACCACTATGGCAAGGTTTGTGTTATTCTGAAAAGCTTCCTTCCCTATGGTTTTCACATTTTTCGGTATGTGAACAATGGACAAATCGTTGTCGGAAAAGGCTCTTTCCCCAATACTGGTTACACCCTCGGGTATGTCAACACTAGATAAGTCTTTACCACTAAAAGTCCCCGGACCGATGCTGGTAACCTTATATTCATATTCTGTTGTACCATTACTATATATTGTACTATTAGCATCATATTCATATGATGCACGATTACTGACCGTTGCAGGGATAGTCACATCAGTAGCTGTAGCCGAATAATCTATTATCTTAACCTCTCCAACACCATTGGGGTTTATTTTTGTTATTTCGTATTTGAAACCACCATTGGTAAAGACCGCTTCTCTAATGGTTTTAAAAAAGTTCCCGCGATACCAACTTCTATAAGCAAACGCTTTCCCTTCGGGCACTATCAAATCTATTATACCATGGCGGGGCACAGGTGGTAGTGGTTGTCTTAAACTATCCACATATTGACCAAGTGTTGTTGTAAATATATCGCTTTTTACCTTAGGCGGAGACATAGTCTGCGGCGGCGTAGTCGGCAGATTGGCAGCCTCTATAAACACTGTTACAAGCCCCAACTTATCTCTTGCACTTGGATGTGTAGTAACCCAATCAGAACCATAGGGGTTATTTGCAAAAGCCCAGTCTTCAATCTTCTTTACATTTTCTGGGATGGTTACACTAGTCAATTTGTTGACGCCAAAAGCACTATTTCCGATAGTTTGCATACTGTTCGGTATCTCAATACTGGTCAATTGATTCTGCTTAAAAGCAGAATCACTGATAGTTACCATACCTTCGGAAAGAGTAACACTGGTCAATTGGTTACCTATAAAAGCATGATTCCCAATGCTGGTCACGTTCGGTATCTTAATACTAGTTAATTTGTTATGGGCAAAAGCAGAACTTTCAATACTAGTTACACTAGGTGGTATGGTTATTGTCTCCAACTTGCCAGTAGTGTCTGCTGCTTCTTTTTTAAAAGCATTAACCCCAATACTGGTTACCGTATAGCCATTGACCTGCGAGGGGATAATTAATACTGCTGGTGGAGTACCATCATAACCCATAACCTTTACTGTATTAGGGCTCAACGATGTGATTTTATATCGGAGATCATCAACGGTAAAGGTATCTCCTATGTTGTTTTGACCGTAAGTGGTCGCCGTCAACACTATAAAAAGAATGGCAAAGCTCCATTTTAATTGTAATTGTTTTTTCATTTTGTTGTCTTTTTTAACTTTTGAATATTGATGGCAAAGAATTACCAAATAGAAAAAATATCCAATAATTAGTGCTGAACTCTTTTTAAAATGGGACATAACACAGTGTTTTTGGGACAATAGAAATCCGGAAACCCCTTTAGATGGTTAGTTCGTTCTGGTATTGACCGATATGGGCACTTTCTATAGGTCGATCCTGTACTAAAACCCCACCTTTGTTTCCAACAAAAAGTATACGCAATGAAGTGATGGCGTGGAGCCAGATTGACCATTGGCTTTATAATAGT includes:
- a CDS encoding leucine-rich repeat domain-containing protein, producing MKKQLQLKWSFAILFIVLTATTYGQNNIGDTFTVDDLRYKITSLSPNTVKVMGYDGTPPAVLIIPSQVNGYTVTSIGVNAFKKEAADTTGKLETITIPPSVTSIESSAFAHNKLTSIKIPNVTSIGNHAFIGNQLTSVTLSEGMVTISDSAFKQNQLTSIEIPNSMQTIGNSAFGVNKLTSVTIPENVKKIEDWAFANNPYGSDWVTTHPSARDKLGLVTVFIEAANLPTTPPQTMSPPKVKSDIFTTTLGQYVDSLRQPLPPVPRHGIIDLIVPEGKAFAYRSWYRGNFFKTIREAVFTNGGFKYEITKINPNGVGEVKIIDYSATATDVTIPATVSNRASYEYDANSTIYSNGTTEYEYKVTSIGPGTFSGKDLSSVDIPEGVTSIGERAFSDNDLSIVHIPKNVKTIGKEAFQNNTNLAIVVVERSGDPPFIEDGDRDPFKNKNRGAINLIVPKGTVATYTATGSGWKDFNSTRETREKGETIDDINEDFDYEVTSLNPYEVSISKYEGTATDLGRLPDTKQVDGVIHYKVTAIGENVFIKPEARDPNVVVNRLTNVVIPEGVTSIGAQAFMFNDLTEITIPNSVTSIGSAAFQGNQLESVMISNSLITEHIGANIFSENNFTQVTISEEMTIITNGMFRENHLLTSVVIPDKVTIIGNGAFAQNLALEEVTISKEIKSIGAWAFSDTPLKTVEIKAESPPVIRDMGFPLLPSDFDIYGTVFTGRPNSGFADRRGEIDLIVPESAEQDYRDDDFWSGFKSINGDVTMSLNNTNELRDFTVYPNPAQDKIHIRLSEGQALQQVNIYNMLGAHLYTTHTSPLDVSHLSGGMYILEVTTKTGAKAVKRISIK